The proteins below come from a single Thermodesulfobacteriota bacterium genomic window:
- a CDS encoding PilZ domain-containing protein, which translates to MPKTDKRKYPRVKTRNVVSYVCVDKKGNEIGEGMGETLNISQGGILLKSVSPIESEFILLMSIDLENNIMEIKGKVAHTKKGNSGKYETGISFLGTLDENVQIIKKFVKAYHSRKNKTPS; encoded by the coding sequence ATGCCGAAAACAGATAAAAGAAAATACCCGAGGGTAAAAACACGCAATGTGGTTTCTTATGTTTGCGTGGATAAAAAGGGCAATGAAATCGGCGAAGGAATGGGCGAAACTTTAAATATCAGCCAGGGTGGAATCCTCCTAAAATCAGTATCTCCCATTGAATCAGAATTTATTTTGCTCATGTCTATTGACCTGGAAAATAATATCATGGAAATAAAAGGAAAAGTTGCCCATACAAAAAAGGGTAACTCCGGTAAATATGAAACCGGCATCAGCTTTCTTGGCACACTAGATGAAAACGTTCAAATTATAAAGAAATTTGTAAAAGCTTACCACTCCCGAAAAAACAAAACCCCCTCCTGA
- the mshL gene encoding pilus (MSHA type) biogenesis protein MshL, translating to MKSCNNIFSIMSIFFLAGLFLAGCSLGPSSVLEPKEPPIVPVPEKVQEESAKLDEIQRKLHDSIEKTAPKQVDIKPVMPAYDPLEDRMVSFSMINEDLRLILYSLSRAVGMNLIINPEVTVEEKRLTINFEKVSASTVLKEILNSFDLYYEVDGNVIRVNPYQEKMFKLNFLDTYMDTDFIVGGDVLGAGEQDGVEGLSGTFKLTGKGAEKGKGNPYDVIEDMVRRTISQGGKYSINRISGSLYVKDTPATIHMISRVINHAKEMLSRQILIEARIIEVILSDEYKYGIDWSVVREEVDSKEKRVTGTSWVSEIGLALQGIYRHFNIDVTIDALNGFGDMKVVSNPTIRAKHGQPAIISVGTSISYTKSTETTTTGTGDNSDTTTEVEVSKVFDGLILGVIPFIDEEGKISLMINPIKSDVDRESLELISIGNQKITLPEVRVKEINTTISLDSGDVVILGGLIDKNLTTDNKGVPILSAIPGLGYLFKNEFKSEQSRELVIILSVSLI from the coding sequence ATGAAAAGCTGTAACAATATATTTTCTATAATGTCTATTTTTTTTCTTGCCGGTCTTTTTCTCGCCGGATGTTCCCTCGGGCCGTCCAGTGTCCTGGAACCCAAGGAGCCTCCCATCGTTCCGGTTCCGGAAAAAGTTCAGGAAGAATCAGCCAAACTGGATGAAATCCAAAGAAAGCTACATGACTCGATTGAAAAAACTGCTCCGAAACAAGTTGACATAAAACCGGTGATGCCGGCCTACGACCCTCTTGAAGATCGTATGGTTTCCTTTTCCATGATTAATGAGGATCTTCGCTTGATTCTCTATTCTTTGTCCAGGGCAGTGGGTATGAACCTGATTATTAATCCGGAAGTCACTGTGGAGGAGAAGCGACTGACGATCAATTTTGAAAAAGTTTCCGCTTCAACGGTCTTAAAAGAGATTTTAAATTCATTTGATCTTTACTACGAAGTTGACGGAAATGTGATACGGGTAAATCCGTATCAGGAGAAAATGTTCAAGTTGAATTTTCTCGATACCTATATGGATACCGATTTTATTGTTGGGGGCGATGTTTTAGGGGCCGGGGAACAGGACGGTGTGGAAGGGCTTAGCGGAACATTTAAGCTCACCGGTAAAGGAGCTGAGAAAGGAAAGGGGAACCCTTATGACGTGATAGAGGATATGGTCAGGCGCACGATTTCACAGGGTGGAAAATACTCCATCAACCGGATTTCAGGAAGCCTTTATGTGAAGGATACACCGGCCACCATTCACATGATATCAAGGGTGATCAACCATGCCAAAGAGATGCTTTCCAGGCAGATACTTATTGAGGCAAGAATTATAGAGGTCATTCTTTCAGACGAGTACAAATACGGCATTGACTGGAGTGTGGTCCGAGAGGAAGTAGATTCAAAGGAAAAACGGGTGACCGGCACCTCATGGGTTTCAGAAATTGGATTGGCGCTTCAGGGAATCTATCGGCATTTTAATATTGACGTGACCATAGATGCGCTAAACGGTTTCGGCGATATGAAGGTGGTTTCCAATCCGACCATCCGGGCCAAACATGGGCAACCTGCCATTATCAGCGTGGGGACATCCATAAGCTATACCAAAAGTACGGAAACCACCACCACCGGTACCGGTGACAACAGCGATACCACTACGGAAGTTGAGGTTTCCAAGGTCTTTGACGGGCTTATACTGGGAGTGATTCCTTTTATTGACGAAGAGGGAAAAATATCCCTCATGATAAATCCCATAAAAAGTGATGTGGATCGGGAAAGTCTTGAACTGATCAGCATCGGGAATCAGAAGATCACTTTGCCTGAAGTCAGGGTAAAGGAGATCAATACAACCATTTCACTCGACAGCGGCGACGTGGTGATTTTAGGGGGCCTGATTGATAAAAACCTTACCACGGACAATAAGGGCGTACCGATTCTTTCAGCCATTCCCGGCCTGGGATATCTTTTTAAAAATGAGTTCAAAAGCGAACAAAGCAGGGAATTGGTCATAATATTGAGCGTGTCACTCATATGA
- a CDS encoding tetratricopeptide repeat protein produces MSVIYKTLKKLKTESAEESENNGIAEKRKRSYSFKGVSFNPVIAISLVLLILIAAGGVFFATRGPKKTGKHPSQAKVFKIQQSSEYQQDDVSAEGEGKESVNIGYIPAQTESKDSENTAGKDTLAQDTSLQGDMKLPQIAARRTVENQPEKGNNFAQPQPAVFSSPQKGTFSPQRDEEKKHQEKIRRQRIHRTNLERSLKISRLVDRIHKHIKAGNISLTEKYLTELETLKGKDSTYVLKMRAFWALNRQDYTSATGFLKTALDKNEKDVEAGINMAIVEIKTKQFLKAENRLKKLRKIYPENTAISELVETLKLRSR; encoded by the coding sequence ATGAGCGTTATTTATAAAACATTAAAAAAGCTGAAAACCGAATCAGCAGAAGAATCAGAAAATAATGGGATAGCAGAAAAAAGGAAGAGAAGTTATTCTTTTAAAGGGGTATCTTTCAATCCGGTGATTGCCATTTCCCTTGTACTTTTGATTTTAATTGCAGCGGGTGGCGTTTTCTTTGCTACGCGCGGCCCAAAGAAAACCGGTAAGCATCCGTCCCAGGCGAAAGTTTTTAAAATTCAACAAAGCTCAGAATACCAACAAGATGATGTAAGCGCTGAAGGAGAGGGAAAAGAATCGGTTAATATTGGCTATATACCTGCCCAGACAGAAAGTAAGGATTCGGAGAATACCGCCGGAAAAGATACCCTCGCTCAGGACACATCGCTGCAAGGAGATATGAAGCTTCCACAAATTGCAGCGCGCAGAACGGTGGAGAATCAGCCGGAAAAAGGAAATAATTTTGCTCAACCACAGCCAGCCGTTTTTTCTTCTCCTCAAAAGGGAACGTTTTCTCCCCAAAGGGATGAAGAAAAAAAACACCAAGAAAAAATTCGCCGGCAAAGAATTCATCGAACCAATCTTGAAAGAAGCCTAAAAATAAGCAGGCTGGTTGACCGGATACATAAACACATCAAAGCCGGGAATATCTCTCTGACGGAAAAATATCTGACTGAGCTGGAAACACTGAAAGGCAAAGACAGCACTTATGTGCTAAAGATGAGGGCATTCTGGGCTCTTAACCGGCAGGATTATACATCGGCAACGGGTTTTCTTAAAACGGCCCTGGATAAAAACGAAAAAGATGTCGAAGCCGGGATTAATATGGCCATTGTAGAAATAAAGACCAAACAATTTCTGAAGGCGGAAAACCGGTTGAAAAAGCTCAGGAAAATCTATCCGGAAAACACGGCTATCTCCGAATTAGTTGAAACGCTAAAGCTAAGGTCTCGTTAA
- a CDS encoding prepilin-type N-terminal cleavage/methylation domain-containing protein, with protein sequence MMNSGNNSDQFVLKNDKGFTLIEMAIVLIIIGIIIGAIVKGKDIIRSGEQKKIYSVFLNAWRTSYLNFYDRTGKILGDTNNDRQPDTNPAHRGNPPSDRGRDTLVSGDTAHNPPHYYGLAQIGLEAPKTNTEKAWKYRYSDSTGKGHELAIAFDYDRKGKYNYMLISNIPNELCIAMDTMIDGEMDGAKGDFTGDGTRGKAWGTTPSDATAARWKMDF encoded by the coding sequence ATGATGAACAGCGGAAATAATTCAGATCAGTTTGTGTTAAAAAACGATAAGGGATTTACCCTGATAGAAATGGCTATTGTGCTGATTATTATAGGAATAATTATCGGAGCAATCGTTAAGGGAAAGGATATCATACGCAGCGGCGAACAGAAAAAAATCTATTCCGTGTTTTTAAATGCATGGAGAACGTCTTATCTAAATTTTTATGACCGTACCGGAAAAATACTCGGGGATACCAATAACGACCGCCAGCCCGATACAAACCCGGCCCATCGTGGCAACCCGCCGTCAGACAGGGGGCGCGATACGCTGGTATCAGGAGATACGGCGCATAATCCACCTCATTACTACGGACTTGCACAGATCGGCCTTGAAGCGCCCAAGACCAATACCGAAAAAGCATGGAAATACCGATATTCAGACAGCACGGGCAAGGGGCATGAACTGGCCATTGCCTTCGATTATGATCGAAAGGGCAAATACAACTATATGCTGATTTCCAATATACCGAATGAACTGTGTATTGCCATGGACACCATGATAGATGGTGAGATGGACGGGGCAAAGGGAGATTTTACCGGTGACGGAACCAGGGGCAAAGCCTGGGGCACCACACCGTCTGATGCGACTGCGGCCCGTTGGAAAATGGATTTTTAA
- a CDS encoding LamG-like jellyroll fold domain-containing protein, with protein MKDIILPKLSFSKLTHRAGFTLIEMAVVMVIVGIIISIMATVLPSLIHSGKIKQAQADLKRADLAIQGYISATGRCPCPDTNADGEENRNDGGTQGNPADDTCAAYVGHLPYLTLGLSTPNDIWGNPIKYGVYSDLITFSTPTGGNSFCTGVENIINYYDPQDDNHPPDTSKLYTTDENGRDPNNKAYILVSGGNKDLDGDGADGLFDGNNEGRDLKFDLPDRGIFHGDPTGKRYDDLVRAASLSYIAGAVGCSVGDTGGPGGTTAGENTFPDGCTNGTDDDGDGYIDCDDQDCYGVAGCAAGGENVTITTSSIPAGTINSSYSATFQATGGMTPYEWTLTNNGGFSGLFLHTYTGQLSGDLDQCEGTYTIEVQVEDSTLPSDGGPKTDTKQFTLQVNTNLNVSRTSGSGTSITWDSPTQHESFQANGDHLGNITWNLNTGGATGFSVASTGSETCEIRKDGATTAGLYTFILTATDALCPGNTADITLSVDVTSAGAVAPYTISLSAEWHMDECSWNGTAGEVIDSGTSALDGTAQGGADTIDIGKICRSGSFDSTNYVDMGDILNNIFGPGNNEFTVTTWIFPLALTAAQTNHHTQNCFLAKASDAHNDNLEIGVNTNGTLHLYIDTQGRDTYTDLATIGSIPLNLWTFIAVTYNNGLVTVTINSNRYQNATTWSGGGDLDNAAGSLFTIGSSQHVNNYFNGYIDEVMVFSAELTQSEIQDLYTMTHACSGSCYTNPVAIYYMDESSWTIGNPDVLDASGNNHHGTPQESAAGGININTNGRFYNCGEFVRANRGRIDISGLPVSTAIGDRTTVTFWMNWTGSNSNMPLGWQTYDLWLTSNRFGFNTGGGDVFGISNATATLANNWHHVAAVFTNRDPAHNVLYIDGVQQSISLLQGTQNTNRSVGSNLRISSWLNNTSYSFDGLMDELRIYDRGLSGSEIVQDYNITR; from the coding sequence GTGAAGGATATCATTTTACCTAAATTGTCATTTTCAAAATTAACCCATCGAGCAGGATTCACCCTAATTGAAATGGCAGTGGTCATGGTGATTGTCGGAATCATTATTTCGATTATGGCCACCGTTTTGCCCTCTCTCATTCATTCCGGAAAAATTAAGCAGGCACAGGCCGATCTTAAACGGGCCGACCTTGCCATACAGGGATATATCTCGGCAACGGGTAGATGCCCGTGCCCCGATACCAACGCGGATGGTGAGGAAAACCGCAATGACGGAGGTACCCAGGGCAACCCGGCCGATGACACCTGCGCTGCCTATGTCGGTCATTTGCCATATCTGACCCTGGGTCTTTCTACGCCGAACGATATCTGGGGAAACCCGATCAAATACGGGGTGTACAGTGATCTGATCACTTTTTCCACACCCACAGGGGGCAACTCATTTTGCACCGGGGTGGAAAATATTATTAACTACTATGATCCACAGGATGACAATCATCCTCCTGATACCTCCAAACTCTATACCACCGACGAAAACGGCCGGGACCCGAATAACAAGGCCTATATCCTGGTAAGCGGCGGCAATAAAGATCTTGATGGAGACGGAGCGGACGGCCTTTTTGACGGTAATAATGAGGGACGTGATCTCAAGTTTGATTTGCCGGACCGCGGCATATTTCACGGCGATCCCACCGGCAAACGGTATGACGACCTTGTGCGTGCGGCATCATTAAGCTATATCGCAGGTGCCGTCGGCTGCTCGGTGGGAGATACCGGAGGTCCCGGCGGCACCACGGCAGGAGAAAACACCTTTCCGGACGGATGCACCAACGGAACGGATGATGACGGTGACGGTTATATCGACTGTGATGACCAGGATTGTTACGGTGTGGCCGGGTGCGCCGCAGGCGGTGAGAATGTGACCATTACCACCAGCTCGATTCCTGCCGGCACCATCAACAGCAGTTACTCCGCCACCTTCCAGGCGACCGGCGGTATGACACCATATGAATGGACGTTGACCAACAACGGAGGCTTTTCCGGTCTTTTTCTTCATACTTACACCGGTCAGCTTTCAGGAGACCTGGATCAGTGTGAAGGGACCTACACCATCGAGGTACAGGTTGAAGATTCAACCCTTCCTTCCGATGGGGGTCCTAAAACCGACACCAAGCAGTTCACTCTTCAGGTTAATACAAATCTGAATGTATCACGCACCAGCGGCAGCGGGACATCCATTACCTGGGACAGCCCGACCCAGCATGAGTCTTTTCAGGCAAACGGCGATCATCTGGGGAACATTACCTGGAATCTTAATACCGGAGGAGCCACCGGCTTTTCGGTGGCTTCAACCGGAAGTGAAACCTGCGAAATAAGAAAAGACGGTGCAACCACCGCAGGCTTATATACCTTTATCCTGACTGCCACCGACGCACTGTGTCCGGGTAACACCGCAGACATTACCCTCAGTGTGGATGTCACTTCCGCAGGAGCAGTCGCGCCATACACCATCTCGCTTTCAGCCGAATGGCATATGGATGAATGCAGCTGGAATGGTACAGCCGGGGAGGTCATCGATTCCGGCACCAGTGCTTTGGATGGCACCGCACAGGGTGGTGCTGATACGATAGATATCGGCAAAATCTGCCGAAGCGGATCTTTTGACAGTACAAATTACGTGGATATGGGAGATATTCTTAATAATATTTTTGGTCCGGGCAACAACGAATTTACCGTAACCACGTGGATTTTTCCTTTGGCCTTAACCGCTGCTCAAACCAACCATCATACCCAAAACTGCTTTTTGGCAAAAGCTTCGGATGCCCATAATGACAATCTTGAAATCGGAGTCAATACAAACGGGACCTTACATCTCTATATTGATACACAGGGAAGGGATACGTATACGGATTTGGCCACCATCGGAAGCATTCCCCTTAATCTTTGGACCTTCATCGCGGTGACCTACAACAACGGTCTGGTGACTGTCACCATTAACAGCAACCGCTATCAAAATGCAACCACCTGGAGTGGCGGCGGCGACCTGGATAACGCCGCAGGTAGCCTGTTTACCATTGGCAGTTCTCAACATGTAAACAACTACTTTAATGGCTATATTGATGAAGTCATGGTCTTTTCAGCTGAACTGACCCAAAGCGAAATTCAGGATCTCTACACCATGACTCATGCCTGTTCCGGCAGCTGTTATACCAATCCGGTGGCCATATATTACATGGATGAATCCTCCTGGACCATCGGGAACCCCGATGTGCTTGATGCATCGGGAAATAATCACCACGGGACACCTCAGGAGAGCGCTGCTGGTGGGATAAATATCAATACAAACGGTAGATTTTACAACTGTGGCGAATTTGTCAGGGCAAACCGGGGGCGCATCGATATTTCTGGTCTGCCGGTATCCACTGCAATCGGAGACCGAACCACGGTGACTTTCTGGATGAACTGGACCGGCAGCAACTCTAACATGCCGTTGGGCTGGCAAACTTACGATCTGTGGCTCACCAGCAACCGTTTCGGTTTTAACACCGGCGGTGGGGATGTGTTTGGTATCAGCAACGCAACCGCCACCCTGGCCAACAACTGGCACCATGTGGCGGCAGTCTTTACCAACCGGGATCCGGCCCATAATGTTCTCTATATCGACGGCGTGCAGCAATCCATCAGCCTGCTCCAGGGAACCCAGAACACCAATAGATCAGTCGGTTCCAATTTAAGAATCAGCAGCTGGCTGAATAATACCAGTTACAGTTTCGACGGGCTCATGGATGAATTAAGAATATACGACCGGGGACTTTCAGGTAGTGAGATCGTGCAGGATTATAATATTACCCGGTAG
- a CDS encoding type II secretion system F family protein, whose translation MNYFRYKLIAPSGELFSGTTKLPYEDLLSAISHLERDGSLTLYVKKLGILRSFITKLGSFQFRKKIKRSAQAELLSNLSLMLRSGITLTAALEEIADSLQHSEIKNDLKNIILSVQAGTPFSEAAEKYSYIFPTAVIHLIKIGEETGKLDEMLESGAQHLKRVQGIVSDTKQALMYPAVVFVVLGAGFIFWVYYVAPKIIDLFRDMEVELPAITVFVMKVSYFFRDYLVHILIVVLLMIFSVLAIYKGSRWVKRGIDAMILKLPVAGTIISASSLAFISEYFSLLMNAGVDLLHSMTILKKSIANEIYREKLDEIRKSLKRGESITDSFRGGVIFPSYVIRMINIGEMSGTLSEQLASVAGEYRKKLSTLVAVIGKMLEPVILVIAGVLFGVIIVGLLLPIYDLVSQVSG comes from the coding sequence ATGAACTATTTTAGATATAAACTGATTGCCCCTTCCGGAGAGCTTTTTTCAGGTACGACCAAGCTTCCATATGAAGATCTCCTATCGGCTATTTCCCACCTGGAAAGGGATGGCAGCCTGACCCTGTATGTGAAGAAATTGGGAATTTTGCGTTCCTTCATTACCAAGCTCGGCTCTTTTCAGTTTCGTAAAAAAATAAAAAGATCGGCGCAGGCGGAACTATTGAGCAACCTTTCACTCATGCTTCGATCCGGCATCACCCTGACCGCTGCACTGGAAGAGATAGCAGACAGTCTGCAACACTCTGAAATAAAAAATGATTTAAAGAATATTATTTTAAGTGTTCAGGCAGGCACCCCTTTTTCAGAGGCGGCAGAAAAGTACAGTTATATTTTCCCCACTGCTGTTATCCATCTCATAAAAATTGGTGAGGAGACCGGCAAACTCGATGAAATGCTCGAAAGTGGGGCACAGCACCTAAAGAGGGTGCAAGGTATTGTCAGTGACACCAAACAGGCCCTCATGTATCCGGCGGTTGTGTTTGTGGTATTGGGAGCCGGTTTTATTTTCTGGGTATATTATGTGGCACCCAAGATTATTGACCTTTTCAGGGATATGGAAGTTGAGCTTCCTGCAATTACCGTTTTTGTAATGAAGGTTTCCTATTTCTTCAGGGATTACCTGGTTCATATACTGATTGTGGTACTGCTCATGATTTTCAGCGTTTTAGCTATCTATAAAGGGAGCAGATGGGTAAAAAGAGGTATCGACGCGATGATTTTAAAACTTCCGGTTGCCGGAACCATTATCTCCGCCTCTTCCCTGGCTTTTATAAGTGAATACTTTTCTTTATTAATGAATGCCGGTGTGGATTTACTTCACTCCATGACGATTTTAAAAAAATCGATTGCCAATGAAATCTATCGTGAAAAATTAGATGAGATAAGAAAAAGCCTGAAAAGGGGAGAGAGCATTACCGATTCATTTAGAGGCGGGGTTATTTTTCCCTCCTATGTGATTCGGATGATAAACATTGGCGAGATGAGTGGAACCCTTTCAGAGCAGCTTGCTTCTGTGGCCGGGGAATACCGAAAAAAGCTTTCAACCCTGGTGGCAGTGATAGGGAAAATGCTTGAGCCGGTCATACTGGTGATCGCAGGTGTTTTGTTTGGGGTGATTATCGTGGGGCTTTTGCTCCCGATTTATGACCTGGTAAGCCAGGTGAGCGGATGA
- a CDS encoding AAA family ATPase, with product MKTSAAYEELSYLDFLGLDYNPFPVAPDDENFYFSEHIYEILSEIVHGIISRKGFMVITGDVGLGKTTISRRILSILEEKGIETSLCFHTSYQDVELLREINRDFGIESTSLLFSEQMMLLNDFLLAQNREGKNCAIIIDDAQNLNHQSLELVRMISNLEANQQKLVQILLVGQAELMDKLNSTELRQLKSRIIIKKEVRPLKLEELEKYLLFKLNVSGGGGLTKIRKNALLKIQKYTGGNFRQINILMDRCLYVAFLNNTAEISGQIIKDAYLDLNPDRRSGFAKKITVLPVAILLPLVLLAGLIFFTQAETPLLHKTSIMGKTEVSAKELKSLPGVANAGEVPVQPHPGEKDKKSASVPVPVDDFLKAYQLSVHKNTFFNALETGRFQQVAQTIFNQTGYQLIRLEHIFDRVKRKYGVLSYPNTVNGKPGYFLFWKPAFTLKKFYYSYRGEEIKKLQAEMAKVKLYNYHLDGIVGKKLMNAVIHFQQQNALPVTGYPDKRTIFLLCHREGTNQA from the coding sequence ATGAAAACATCAGCCGCATATGAAGAATTGAGTTATCTTGATTTTTTAGGACTGGACTATAATCCGTTTCCGGTGGCTCCTGATGACGAAAATTTTTATTTTTCAGAGCATATTTACGAGATTCTTTCGGAAATTGTTCACGGGATTATTTCGCGTAAAGGATTTATGGTGATCACCGGTGATGTCGGACTGGGAAAAACCACCATCAGTCGCAGGATCTTAAGTATTCTGGAAGAAAAAGGGATTGAAACCTCACTCTGTTTTCATACTTCATACCAGGATGTGGAACTGCTAAGGGAAATAAATCGGGATTTCGGCATTGAAAGTACAAGTCTTCTTTTCAGCGAGCAGATGATGCTGTTAAATGATTTCCTGCTGGCGCAAAACCGGGAAGGAAAAAATTGTGCCATCATTATTGACGATGCGCAGAATCTTAATCACCAGAGTCTTGAACTCGTTAGAATGATTTCAAACCTTGAGGCAAATCAGCAGAAACTGGTTCAGATTCTACTGGTCGGTCAAGCGGAATTGATGGACAAGCTAAATTCAACAGAGCTGAGACAACTTAAAAGCAGGATCATTATCAAAAAAGAAGTCCGACCCCTGAAACTTGAAGAACTGGAAAAATATCTTTTATTTAAGCTGAACGTTTCCGGAGGTGGCGGGCTTACCAAAATAAGAAAAAATGCGCTTTTAAAAATACAAAAATATACCGGGGGAAACTTTAGGCAGATCAATATTTTAATGGATAGATGCCTGTATGTTGCCTTCCTTAATAATACGGCTGAAATCAGCGGACAGATTATTAAAGATGCCTACCTCGATTTGAATCCTGATCGCAGATCCGGATTTGCCAAAAAGATAACCGTTTTACCGGTGGCCATATTATTACCACTGGTTCTGTTGGCAGGATTGATATTCTTCACCCAGGCCGAGACGCCATTGCTGCACAAAACAAGTATCATGGGGAAAACGGAGGTGTCGGCAAAAGAGCTTAAAAGTTTGCCCGGGGTTGCCAATGCCGGGGAAGTGCCGGTGCAACCTCACCCAGGGGAAAAAGATAAAAAGAGCGCAAGTGTTCCGGTACCGGTGGATGATTTTTTAAAGGCCTATCAACTTTCGGTGCATAAGAATACGTTTTTTAACGCCCTGGAAACGGGCAGATTTCAGCAAGTTGCTCAAACCATATTCAACCAGACAGGATATCAGCTCATCCGACTGGAACATATTTTTGACCGGGTAAAAAGAAAATACGGAGTATTGTCTTACCCGAACACTGTAAACGGAAAGCCAGGTTATTTTCTTTTCTGGAAACCGGCCTTTACGCTGAAAAAGTTTTACTATTCATATCGCGGGGAAGAAATTAAAAAGCTTCAAGCAGAAATGGCGAAGGTTAAACTGTATAACTATCATCTGGATGGCATTGTGGGGAAAAAACTGATGAATGCGGTCATTCATTTTCAGCAACAGAATGCCCTTCCGGTGACGGGTTATCCTGACAAGAGGACCATATTCCTTTTATGCCACAGGGAGGGGACAAACCAGGCATGA
- a CDS encoding GspE/PulE family protein has translation MTTEKPKKQLGEILKEKGIITEDHINYALQIQRITKDRLGEIFEKLGFVTENDTVKTLAEQISISYVDVDEVLPDNTVLKLFNKNLCLNNTFLPMRQVDGTIEVAAYNARDVKLGQLISRQTGLKPKFYISERSKIINAVNKLYYFLENPVEKLIENEINVLVRDKEMARGMDNLINHIFHLGIKMRATDIHIQSMKQSLDVSFRIDGVKNPVISLPIALNRVIASLKMKADMDIAEQRLPQDGRFSATILNNTYDFRVSTIVSPQGENMVLRILPMESAVMGMEQLGFLKEHVKIVENMFKEPFGIVLLTGPTGSGKSTTLYAGIRRLNLLEKNVITVEEPIEYDIPLLRQTQVNEKAGYTFASAIRYFLRHDPDVILVGEIRDVETASTAVTASTTGHMVLSTLHTNSAIGAISRLKDLGVRPFLIADSLVGVLSQRLVRKVCNACKEPYHPQEWEKEYLNDPNIETLYRGKGCEVCNNSGYFGRTLVYEILTVNRELSTLIEKEADPSMISQRAASSGHINMLDIMTEKVKQGITTYEEAVRILGIIRQQ, from the coding sequence ATGACCACAGAAAAACCGAAAAAGCAGCTGGGTGAAATCTTAAAAGAAAAGGGGATTATTACCGAGGATCATATCAATTATGCCCTTCAGATTCAAAGGATCACCAAAGACCGGCTGGGGGAAATTTTTGAGAAACTTGGTTTTGTTACCGAAAACGACACAGTTAAAACCCTGGCTGAACAGATCAGCATTTCATATGTTGATGTTGATGAGGTTTTACCCGACAACACGGTGTTGAAATTGTTTAACAAAAATCTCTGTCTTAACAACACCTTTCTACCGATGCGGCAGGTGGACGGTACCATTGAAGTTGCTGCATACAACGCACGGGATGTCAAGCTCGGACAGTTAATTTCAAGGCAGACCGGACTGAAACCGAAGTTTTATATTTCAGAACGATCTAAGATTATCAATGCGGTGAACAAGCTTTATTATTTTCTGGAAAACCCCGTGGAGAAATTAATCGAAAACGAGATTAATGTCCTTGTCAGAGATAAAGAGATGGCAAGGGGTATGGACAACCTGATCAACCATATCTTTCATCTGGGGATTAAAATGCGGGCAACCGACATTCATATTCAGTCCATGAAACAGTCTCTGGACGTTTCATTCAGGATAGACGGAGTTAAAAATCCCGTAATATCCCTTCCGATTGCCCTAAACAGGGTGATTGCCAGCCTTAAAATGAAGGCGGATATGGATATCGCCGAACAGCGACTTCCCCAGGATGGCCGTTTTTCCGCCACTATTTTAAACAACACCTATGATTTCAGGGTATCCACCATCGTTTCTCCACAGGGAGAAAACATGGTTTTAAGAATCCTGCCCATGGAAAGCGCCGTGATGGGGATGGAACAGCTGGGTTTTTTAAAAGAACATGTCAAAATTGTGGAAAATATGTTCAAAGAGCCTTTTGGCATAGTGCTTCTCACCGGACCCACCGGCAGCGGAAAATCGACCACCCTTTATGCCGGGATAAGAAGACTGAACCTGCTGGAAAAAAATGTAATCACCGTTGAGGAACCCATCGAATATGATATCCCCTTGCTTCGACAAACACAGGTAAATGAAAAGGCCGGTTACACTTTTGCCAGCGCCATCCGTTATTTTTTAAGACACGACCCGGATGTCATACTGGTCGGGGAAATAAGGGATGTGGAGACGGCTTCAACAGCGGTGACCGCATCTACCACCGGGCACATGGTCCTTTCAACACTGCATACCAACAGCGCCATAGGCGCAATTTCCCGGCTGAAAGATCTGGGCGTTCGTCCTTTTTTGATTGCCGATTCCCTGGTAGGCGTGCTTAGTCAACGACTGGTGAGAAAGGTTTGCAATGCCTGCAAAGAGCCCTATCATCCGCAGGAATGGGAAAAGGAATATTTAAACGATCCGAACATTGAAACGCTTTACCGGGGAAAAGGATGCGAAGTCTGTAACAACTCCGGATATTTCGGGCGTACCCTGGTCTATGAAATCCTTACCGTCAATCGAGAGCTTTCCACGCTTATTGAAAAGGAGGCAGATCCGAGCATGATTTCACAAAGAGCGGCTTCAAGCGGACATATTAACATGCTGGATATCATGACTGAAAAAGTAAAGCAGGGAATTACCACTTATGAAGAGGCGGTGCGTATACTTGGGATTATCAGACAACAGTGA